In the Candidatus Electrothrix sp. GW3-4 genome, one interval contains:
- a CDS encoding gamma-glutamylcyclotransferase, which produces MLVKQDSMYYFAYGSNMSSEIFVERRGIQPLEQYNALLQDYRLVFDHKGIQYLEPCFASLEKQINAQVYGILYRITPNDVERLHNSEGNEYRYTKLKVSSTETGKITCFTYITRHPCRGRKPSRRYMSKLIAGALEHGLPEVYIKELRKVETFHLPVVSHAVDILAKVIIPYLAQGNALKIPFLKIGVKKD; this is translated from the coding sequence GTGCTCGTGAAACAGGACTCTATGTATTATTTTGCCTACGGCTCAAATATGAGCAGTGAAATTTTTGTTGAAAGAAGAGGGATACAACCTCTTGAACAGTATAATGCCCTACTTCAGGATTATAGATTAGTCTTTGACCATAAGGGGATTCAGTACCTGGAGCCCTGTTTTGCTTCACTGGAGAAACAAATCAATGCGCAGGTGTACGGGATACTTTACAGAATAACCCCGAACGATGTCGAGCGACTGCATAACTCGGAAGGTAATGAATATCGTTATACAAAACTTAAGGTGTCCAGTACTGAAACCGGCAAGATAACCTGTTTCACCTATATCACCCGTCACCCATGTCGGGGAAGAAAGCCTTCAAGGCGGTATATGAGTAAGTTGATCGCCGGAGCCTTGGAACACGGGCTTCCTGAAGTCTATATCAAAGAACTTCGCAAGGTTGAGACCTTTCATCTGCCTGTTGTTTCACATGCTGTCGATATATTGGCCAAAGTCATCATACCGTATCTTGCACAAGGGAATGCGCTAAAGATTCCTTTTCTTAAAATCGGAGTAAAAAAGGATTGA
- a CDS encoding type II toxin-antitoxin system RelE/ParE family toxin: MRIRWTNKALDNLDTAVEFIAADNPGAAQKVARTIQQSVQLLAEQPGIGRPGRVAGTRELAISGLPYIIP; the protein is encoded by the coding sequence ATGCGGATTAGATGGACAAACAAGGCACTTGATAATCTGGATACCGCTGTGGAGTTCATTGCCGCAGACAATCCCGGAGCAGCGCAAAAGGTTGCCCGGACAATTCAGCAATCTGTACAGCTGCTTGCGGAACAGCCTGGAATCGGCAGGCCAGGACGGGTTGCGGGCACAAGAGAGCTGGCTATCAGCGGATTGCCGTATATTATTCCCTAG
- a CDS encoding PIN domain-containing protein codes for MNVLIDTSAWIDFFRNTGGAAGDLVAELIRLDQAYLTGPVMAELFHGARGKRETKELDAVFATIPILDVGREDWIKTGSILHGLRKKGLSVPLTDVLIASVALHNKMTVLTLDKHFQHLPVECVKIQEER; via the coding sequence ATGAACGTGTTGATTGATACGTCTGCCTGGATTGATTTTTTTCGGAATACTGGCGGGGCGGCAGGGGATTTGGTTGCGGAGCTGATCCGGCTTGATCAAGCGTATTTAACAGGGCCGGTTATGGCTGAACTGTTTCATGGAGCCAGAGGTAAACGGGAAACAAAGGAGCTGGATGCTGTTTTTGCAACAATTCCAATTTTGGATGTCGGTCGTGAAGATTGGATCAAGACAGGAAGCATATTGCATGGCCTGCGCAAAAAAGGTCTGTCTGTTCCGTTAACTGATGTCTTGATAGCTTCTGTTGCTCTGCATAACAAGATGACTGTCCTCACTCTGGATAAACATTTTCAGCATCTGCCGGTCGAATGCGTGAAAATTCAGGAGGAGAGGTAA
- a CDS encoding nucleotidyltransferase family protein codes for MTDIRTILALCCRNLSHAPMLSQLDQALAAFQSQGGAWGQLIREAERQGVAPLLYQHTRLLDLDCTIPRNDRRILQGLYLRNRRSNTIRNRAIEEVVHVCCQQGIELLLVKGIALANFAYGEIGMRPMRDIDLLVSKDDLAEVKDILLQLGYRPDEGHAVPEDYYHLTPMSRDIDGLPVSLEVHHNLLPFHPQYPLWPLEKSYHTAMAFAINGVRARTLNLEESLWYIYLHGFQAPLTYEPFRLIHVADLVTLVEKFYDKIDWQATHKEMPILVNVLSCLHHLTPWPEHIREGLKLDITDRPQHAGLPFDGWPLRKIRKTPWTRLPALAKETLWPSRWWVQLYYGHLKGKHYWKARCIEHPRMVWRWVKAYWYAHHAKSDLVRQKEKPR; via the coding sequence ATGACTGATATCCGGACCATCCTCGCACTCTGTTGCCGGAATTTGAGCCATGCCCCCATGCTCTCCCAGCTGGATCAAGCCCTTGCCGCTTTTCAAAGCCAGGGAGGCGCATGGGGGCAACTGATCCGGGAGGCGGAAAGACAGGGTGTAGCCCCCCTACTCTATCAACATACCCGGCTACTGGACTTGGACTGCACCATACCGCGCAATGACCGACGGATATTGCAGGGCCTGTACCTGCGCAACCGGCGCTCCAATACCATCAGAAACAGGGCTATCGAGGAAGTCGTCCATGTCTGTTGCCAACAAGGAATCGAGCTCCTGCTTGTCAAGGGGATCGCCCTGGCCAACTTCGCCTATGGTGAAATCGGGATGCGCCCCATGCGGGATATCGACCTCCTGGTCAGCAAGGACGATCTTGCTGAGGTGAAAGACATTCTCTTGCAGCTTGGCTATCGGCCAGATGAAGGGCATGCTGTCCCGGAGGACTATTACCACCTTACGCCGATGAGCAGGGACATTGACGGGTTGCCGGTAAGCCTGGAGGTCCATCACAACCTCCTGCCCTTCCACCCACAATACCCCTTGTGGCCTCTGGAAAAGTCCTACCATACAGCTATGGCGTTTGCGATCAACGGTGTCAGAGCCCGTACCCTCAACCTGGAAGAGAGCTTATGGTATATCTACCTGCATGGATTTCAGGCACCTTTGACCTATGAGCCGTTCAGGCTCATCCATGTCGCCGATCTGGTGACCCTTGTTGAGAAATTCTATGACAAGATAGACTGGCAAGCCACCCACAAAGAGATGCCGATCCTCGTTAACGTGCTTTCCTGTCTGCACCACCTGACGCCGTGGCCTGAACACATCCGCGAAGGGCTTAAGCTGGATATAACTGATCGTCCGCAGCATGCCGGACTCCCCTTTGACGGCTGGCCCCTGCGGAAGATACGAAAAACACCGTGGACAAGGTTACCAGCCCTTGCCAAGGAAACCCTATGGCCGTCCAGGTGGTGGGTGCAACTCTATTATGGCCATCTGAAAGGGAAGCACTATTGGAAGGCACGATGTATTGAGCATCCACGGATGGTGTGGAGATGGGTCAAGGCGTATTGGTATGCGCACCATGCAAAAAGTGACCTGGTTCGGCAAAAGGAAAAACCACGCTAA
- a CDS encoding PqqD family protein, whose translation MHKDSIVVLEAGYLLEKIDNEITVYHPSLTTSIYLNETGALIWELCDGKRSIREIIDILMAAYPESRESIQAGVVEIITSLVDKDIARLRQRNEPFPC comes from the coding sequence ATGCATAAAGACAGCATTGTTGTCCTGGAAGCAGGTTATCTTCTGGAGAAGATAGACAATGAAATTACCGTGTATCACCCGTCTCTCACCACCTCGATCTACCTGAACGAGACCGGCGCTCTGATCTGGGAACTCTGTGACGGAAAAAGAAGCATCAGGGAGATTATCGATATCCTGATGGCTGCGTATCCTGAAAGCAGAGAGTCTATCCAGGCTGGTGTAGTGGAGATTATCACCAGCCTGGTGGACAAGGATATTGCCCGCTTAAGGCAGCGTAACGAACCATTTCCCTGTTGA
- a CDS encoding type II toxin-antitoxin system VapB family antitoxin, translating to MRTTLNIDDCLFQDVLSITKAKSKTEAVRTALTEYLRMKRKEKILAMRGNVDIRDSETLRQEEIKEYEEDRQ from the coding sequence ATGCGAACAACATTAAATATTGATGACTGTCTGTTTCAGGATGTGTTGAGCATAACCAAGGCGAAAAGTAAAACAGAGGCAGTCAGAACCGCCCTGACAGAATACTTACGAATGAAACGGAAAGAAAAGATACTGGCGATGCGCGGCAACGTGGATATTAGGGACTCGGAGACATTGCGTCAGGAAGAAATCAAGGAGTATGAGGAAGACAGGCAATGA
- a CDS encoding ribbon-helix-helix protein, CopG family, giving the protein MKATTIRMEDAVLERVDSLAKALNRSRTWVVNQAVQRFLGYEEWFIHEVKSGIREAENGDLASDKEVAERFARWGADAD; this is encoded by the coding sequence ATGAAGGCAACAACAATTCGTATGGAAGATGCTGTTCTGGAGCGTGTGGATTCTCTGGCAAAAGCTCTGAACAGGTCACGCACCTGGGTTGTCAATCAGGCTGTTCAGCGTTTTCTCGGTTATGAGGAATGGTTTATTCATGAAGTGAAATCTGGAATCCGGGAAGCTGAAAACGGCGACCTTGCGTCAGACAAAGAGGTGGCGGAACGCTTTGCCCGCTGGGGTGCGGATGCGGATTAG
- a CDS encoding glycosyltransferase family 2 protein produces MDSENPFITVIIPVYNEEKFIVKTLDQIYQQDYSHDRMEVIVVDGMSTDRTGELIKDFKHKHNDLDIRLFENPKRLSSAARNIAIRNSKGDYCLLIDGHVHIPTNSMLSHYANAAITNDAKVIGRPQPLTPPHISNFQKAVTLARSSRLAHSPESYIYDDFSGWVSPISCAVFYHKEIFEKIGYFDENFDAAEDYEFNYRIEKEEIECYIASNLAVNYYPRDSLSSVYRQMFRYGHGRAMFIIKHSKRLTIDTIVPSAFVIYLLTLMSISLIFSSSLLLWCPMILYVLLLGVEEAKFVKCLRVRDNPKILLIPTIIFTVHVGLGLGFLEGLMRHVTSHFKGDR; encoded by the coding sequence ATGGATAGCGAGAATCCTTTTATTACTGTGATAATACCTGTTTACAATGAGGAAAAATTTATTGTGAAAACCTTGGATCAAATTTATCAGCAGGATTATTCACATGACCGAATGGAGGTAATTGTTGTTGATGGAATGTCAACGGATAGAACAGGGGAATTAATCAAGGATTTTAAACACAAGCATAATGATTTAGACATCAGACTGTTTGAAAACCCAAAGCGACTATCTAGTGCAGCACGCAATATTGCTATACGCAATTCAAAGGGTGACTATTGTTTACTCATTGATGGGCATGTACATATACCAACTAACAGTATGCTATCACATTATGCTAACGCCGCCATTACCAATGACGCTAAGGTGATTGGGCGTCCGCAGCCCTTAACACCACCCCATATATCTAATTTTCAAAAAGCTGTCACTCTTGCAAGGTCCTCACGCCTAGCTCATTCTCCAGAATCATACATTTATGATGATTTTTCTGGGTGGGTAAGTCCGATCAGCTGTGCCGTTTTTTATCACAAAGAGATTTTTGAAAAGATTGGTTATTTTGATGAAAATTTCGATGCTGCTGAAGATTATGAGTTTAACTATCGTATAGAAAAAGAGGAGATTGAGTGTTATATCGCCTCTAACCTGGCAGTTAACTATTACCCTCGTGATTCACTCTCGTCAGTATATCGCCAAATGTTTCGTTATGGGCATGGAAGAGCAATGTTTATTATTAAGCATTCGAAACGATTAACGATTGATACCATAGTGCCGTCAGCATTTGTGATTTATTTACTAACGTTGATGAGTATTTCGTTGATTTTTTCTTCATCGTTATTATTATGGTGCCCAATGATTCTGTATGTGCTTCTTCTTGGGGTTGAGGAAGCTAAGTTTGTAAAATGTCTTAGAGTCAGGGACAACCCAAAGATTCTTTTGATACCTACAATTATATTTACAGTGCATGTTGGCTTAGGACTGGGATTTCTGGAAGGATTGATGCGACATGTGACATCCCACTTTAAGGGTGATCGATAA
- a CDS encoding MAPEG family protein, with protein sequence MDEAEIRQGKKRGWRNFLGGFGAPLIFGIPSALLIHSLNTGAYYNNRVSTFAQLDWQWVLLTAFVFSRLSAFLNLFPMVEKEKAMRSDAGDLRANMKIYKIVEDGPRKAVVMNMDGLVGRYNRANRSMENFVENAAPIGINAVLLSLFFPVPVFLLLCVYAGARILHQVQYINAGYSSYWRGIAYMLGVAVTGTLEGLLLVTAFSV encoded by the coding sequence ATGGATGAGGCAGAAATTCGCCAGGGCAAAAAAAGAGGCTGGCGAAATTTCTTGGGAGGGTTCGGAGCGCCGCTGATATTCGGGATTCCTTCTGCCCTTCTTATTCATTCATTGAATACTGGAGCATATTATAATAACCGAGTTTCGACGTTTGCGCAGCTTGATTGGCAATGGGTGTTGCTCACAGCCTTTGTTTTCTCCCGTTTATCAGCTTTTTTGAATCTTTTTCCGATGGTGGAAAAGGAGAAAGCCATGCGCTCCGACGCCGGAGATCTTCGGGCAAACATGAAGATATACAAGATAGTTGAAGATGGGCCCCGGAAGGCTGTTGTCATGAATATGGACGGTTTGGTGGGAAGATATAACAGAGCCAATCGCAGTATGGAAAATTTTGTGGAGAATGCGGCTCCGATTGGTATTAATGCTGTCCTGCTGTCTTTATTTTTTCCTGTACCTGTCTTTCTTCTTCTTTGCGTATATGCCGGTGCGCGAATATTGCATCAGGTGCAATATATCAATGCCGGTTATAGCTCATACTGGCGTGGAATAGCTTATATGCTGGGCGTTGCAGTGACCGGAACTTTGGAAGGTTTATTGCTGGTTACGGCCTTCAGTGTATAA
- a CDS encoding transposase: MPRSARIVLPHTPHHIVQRGHNRQAVFTSDDDYNYYLENLTVFKQEFGCGIYAYCLMTNHVHLIVDPGRSPGSLALLMKRVAGRQTRYINKREERSGSLWEGRYKSSIISAQEYLPACCRYIELNPLRAGMVTDPAQYQWSSYGAKVYGRRDTVVDLPQFYLSLGDTEQERQTAYKKYVFGTVPEHEIKLIREAVQRGQLTGTDRFRGEIEKKLGIRLSNKKQGRPGRKK; this comes from the coding sequence ATGCCTCGATCAGCACGAATTGTCCTTCCGCATACCCCTCACCACATTGTCCAACGAGGACATAATCGTCAGGCCGTTTTCACTTCCGATGACGATTATAATTATTATCTGGAGAACCTTACGGTCTTTAAACAGGAGTTCGGCTGTGGAATATACGCCTACTGCCTGATGACCAACCATGTCCACCTCATCGTTGACCCTGGGAGAAGTCCAGGATCACTTGCACTCCTGATGAAGCGGGTCGCCGGGCGACAGACGAGATATATCAACAAACGGGAAGAGCGTTCAGGCAGTTTATGGGAAGGTCGCTATAAATCCAGCATAATATCTGCCCAAGAGTATCTGCCAGCCTGCTGCCGTTATATTGAACTGAATCCTCTCCGTGCCGGAATGGTTACTGACCCTGCTCAATATCAATGGTCAAGCTATGGGGCTAAAGTTTACGGGAGAAGGGACACAGTTGTGGATCTGCCTCAATTTTATCTGTCCTTAGGAGATACTGAACAGGAAAGGCAAACAGCGTATAAAAAATATGTCTTCGGTACTGTACCGGAACATGAAATCAAACTGATACGGGAAGCAGTACAGAGAGGGCAGTTGACCGGCACCGACCGGTTTCGGGGAGAGATCGAAAAAAAGCTTGGAATTCGCCTATCAAATAAAAAGCAAGGTCGACCTGGAAGAAAAAAATAA